In Indioceanicola profundi, the genomic stretch TGTCCGGCGGCGAGACCACCGTAACGGTGCGCGGCCAGGGGCGCGGCGGGCGCAATGTGGAATATCTGCTGGGCTTCGCCCTGGCGCTGGGTCCGGTGCCCAACGTCTGGGCGCTGGCCTGCGACACCGACGGCATCGACGGGACGGAGGACAATGCCGGCGCCATCCACCGCCCCGGCAGCCTGTCCCGCGGCCGCTCCCAGGGGCTGGACCCCGACGCCATGCTGGCCGACAACGACGCCTATGGCTGGTTCAAGCGGCTGGGCGACCTGATCGTCACCGGGCCGACCCGCACGAACGTCAACGATTTCCGGGCCATCCTGATCGGGTGAGGGCCCGGGGTCCGCAGCTCACCCGTTCCCGCACCGACCGTTCGTGCTAAAACAAACCTGACCCGCGCGCCCGACCCATGAGGCGCACCGCGAGAAGCAGGGACCGAGGAAATGCCGGAAGCCTATATCTACGACCATGTCCGCACGCCCCGGGGCAAGGGCAAGAAGGACGGCTCGCTGCACGAGATCACGCCGATCCAGCTTGCGACACAGGTTCTGGCGGGTTTGCGCGACCGGAACGGCCTGGATACGGCCTGTGTGGACGATGTCATCCTGGGCTGCGTCAGCCCGGTGGGGGAGCAGGGGGCGGACATCGCCCGCGTCGCCGCCATCAATGCCGATTTCGACCAGACCGTGGCCGGGGTGCAGATCAACCGCTTCTGCGCCTCGGGGCTGGAGGCGGTGAACATGGCGGCCTCCAAGGTCATGTCCGGCCAGTCGGACCTGACCATCGGCGGCGGGGTGGAGAGCATGAGCCGCGTGCCCATCGGGGCGGATGGCGGGGCCTGGGTCAGTGACCCGGCCGTGGCGATCAAGACCTACTTCGTGCCCCAGGGCATCAGCGCCGACCTGATCGCCACCAAGTACGGCTACAGCCGCGACGATGTGGACGCCTACGCCGTGGAAAGCCAGAAGCGCGCCGCCGCGGCCTGGGCGGAGGGGCGCTTCTCCCGCTCCGTCCAGCCGGTCAAGGACGTGATCGGCATGACGGTGCTTGACCATGACGAGATGGTGCGCCCGACCACCATGCAATCGCTTGGCGGCCTGAACCCGTCCTTCGCCGAGATGGGCCGGAATTATGGTTTCGACAGCGTCGCGGTGCAGAAATACCCGCAGGTGGAGCGAATCAACCATGTCCACCATGCCGGCAACAGCTCCGGCATCGTGGACGGGGCGGCCGGCGTGCTGATCGGCACAAGGGAGATGGGGGAGCAACTCGGCCTCAGGCCCCGCGCCCGCATCCGCAGCTTCGCCTCCATCGGGTCGGAGCCGACGATCATGCTGACCGGTCCCAGCTTCTCCGCCGAGAAGGCGCTGAAGCGGGCCGGCATGAGCA encodes the following:
- a CDS encoding acetyl-CoA C-acetyltransferase, which codes for MPEAYIYDHVRTPRGKGKKDGSLHEITPIQLATQVLAGLRDRNGLDTACVDDVILGCVSPVGEQGADIARVAAINADFDQTVAGVQINRFCASGLEAVNMAASKVMSGQSDLTIGGGVESMSRVPIGADGGAWVSDPAVAIKTYFVPQGISADLIATKYGYSRDDVDAYAVESQKRAAAAWAEGRFSRSVQPVKDVIGMTVLDHDEMVRPTTMQSLGGLNPSFAEMGRNYGFDSVAVQKYPQVERINHVHHAGNSSGIVDGAAGVLIGTREMGEQLGLRPRARIRSFASIGSEPTIMLTGPSFSAEKALKRAGMSKADIDLWELNEAFAAVVLCFMDALDIPHDRINVNGGAIAMGHPLGATGAMILGVLLDEMERRDLSTGLATLCVGAGMGTATIVERV